The sequence below is a genomic window from Leptotrichia sp. oral taxon 215 str. W9775.
ATTTTTAATTTCCTGTACTTTAACTTGTATTTTTTTGTTTGTTAACTTTTCAAGATTTGCTTTTAAAGCTTCTATTTCTTGACCTTTTCTCCCTATTAATATTCCTGCTTTACCAGTTTCTATTATAATAGTTACATCAGTAGGAGATGTTCTTTCAATTTGAATAGTTGAAACTCCTGCATGATAATAGTTTTTCTTAATGTATTCTTTTATTTTTATATCTTCATGAAAATTATTTAAGTATTCTTTTCCTTCGGCGAACCATTTTGAATCCCATGATTTAGTAATTCCGATTCTAATACCTCTAGGATCGACTTTTTGTCCCACAGACTTACCTCCTTATACTTTATTATTAGTTTCTTTCATCAACTTCTATAGTGATGTGAGCTGTCGGTTTTCTTATTACATCCGCTCTTCCCATTGCTCTTGGACTTATTCTCTTAAGCACCGGTCCTTTATCTATCAATATTTTTGAAATGAATAGTTTATCAGGATCCATATTGTTATTATGTTCAGCATTTGCAATTGCTGATCTTAATGTTTTTTCTATAAATTTTGCCGCTTTTTTATTTGTAAATCTTAATATATTTAAGGCCTGTAAAGCATTTTTCCCTCTAACTACATCAGCTACAAGTCTTGCTTTTTGAGGACTTAATCTTTGATAACGTAATTTAGCTACAACTGCCATTAAAGCTCTCCTTTCACTTACATATTATATCGGGCATTTCCCGAAATTTATGAATAATATCTATTATTTTCTTTTAGCATCTTTTTTAGCATCTTTCCCATGTCCATAGAAAGTTCTTGTTGGAGCAAATTCTCCTAACTTGTGTCCAACCATTTCCTCAGTTACATATACAGGTATATGTTTTTTACCGTTATATACTGCAAAAGTATGTCCGATAAATTGAGGGAATATAGTAGATCTTCTAGACCAAGTTTTGATTACTTGCTTTTTTTCTCCCATTGTTTCAACTTTTTTCATTAAATGTGCATCAACAAAAGGTCCTTTTTTTAATGAACGAGCCATTCTTTCCTCCTTATTTACATTAATCGATTGAGTTCATGTCAGCCTTACACATCTTAATATCGCTATTAAAGATGTGTCAAGCAACATTACTATATTCATATATTTTTTTAGTCTTTAAACTATTTCTTTCTTTTTCTGACAATAAATTTGTCACTAAGTTTTTTACCTCTAGTCTTTTTACCAAGAGTAGGTTTACCCCAAGGAGTAACTGGTGATTTTCTTCCTATAGGCGATCTTCCTTCTCCTCCTCCGTGTGGGTGATCCACAGGGTTCATTACAGATCCTCTTACGTGAGGTTTTCTACCTAAATGTCTATTTCTTCCAGCTTTACCTAATGATACAAGTGAATGTTCAGAATTTCCTACTGCTCCTACAGTTGCCATACATTCTCTATGTATAAGTCTTAATTCTCCTGAAGGAAGTTCAACGTGACAGTAAGTTCCTTCTTTCGCAACAAGTCTTGCAGATGTTCCTGCCGATCTTGCCAGCTGTCCACCTTTACCAGGCATAAGCTCTACGTTATGTATAACTGTACCTATTGGTAAATCTTTTAATTTTAAAGCATTTCCAGGTTTAATTTCAGCAGTATCTCCTGCTAAAACTACATCACCTTTTTTTAGTCCATTTGGTGCTAAAATATATCTTTTTTCTCCATCAACATAATGTAATAATGCGATATTAGCTGTTCTGTTAGGATCATATTCAAGAGTTGCAACTTTTGCAGGAACACCTATCTTATTTCTCTTCCAGTCGATTACTCTATATAATCTTTTATGACCTTTATGTCTGTTTCTTCCTGTTCTGTGTCCATAGTTGTCAATTCCGTAAGCTGATCCAAGAGGTTCAGTTAGAGATTTTTCAGGTCTAACTTTATCTAATTCAGTATTAACTAATATCGACATATGCCTTGTCCCACTAGTTATCGGTTTTAATTTTTTAATTGGCATAACTTTTTTACCTCCACTTCTGTTTATTCTTTTTTTAATCACGTTCGTATATTATATCATTTTTTAATGATAATTCCTATACAAATCATGCATAAAAATTTCTTTTATTATATATTTTTTTTATGATTAACAGCTTTATCTATTACCCTTCGTATGCTGCTATTTTTTCTCCATCTTTTAATTTTACCATAGCTTTTTTCAATGCAGATGTTTTATACATTGACATTCTGAATCTTTTTGCTTTAGGCTTTATGTTCAGAGTATTAACGCTTTCAACTTTTACGTTAAATAATTTTTCAACTGCTTCTCTTATTTGAATCTTGTTTGCTCTTCTATCTACGATAAAAACGTATTCATTATTTTCATTAGCCAGATTTCTTGCTTTTTCAGTAGCAACTGGTCTTTTAATTATATCTGTAATATGCATTATGCCAGCACCTCCTCAATCGCTGCAAGAGCTTCTTTAGTAAGGATTACTTTATCCTGTTTTATCAGCCAGAAGATTCTCAGTTCTCTTGAGTCTAAAACGAATGTTTTTTCAATATTTCTTACTGACA
It includes:
- the rpsC gene encoding 30S ribosomal protein S3 — its product is MGQKVDPRGIRIGITKSWDSKWFAEGKEYLNNFHEDIKIKEYIKKNYYHAGVSTIQIERTSPTDVTIIIETGKAGILIGRKGQEIEALKANLEKLTNKKIQVKVQEIKNPNKDAQLVAESIATAIEKRVAYKRAVQQAIQRAEKAGVKGIKVMVSGRLNGAEIARSEWTLSGRVPLHTLRADVDYATATAFTTYGALGLKVWIFNGEVLSNKKEGGNE
- the rplB gene encoding 50S ribosomal protein L2, with the translated sequence MPIKKLKPITSGTRHMSILVNTELDKVRPEKSLTEPLGSAYGIDNYGHRTGRNRHKGHKRLYRVIDWKRNKIGVPAKVATLEYDPNRTANIALLHYVDGEKRYILAPNGLKKGDVVLAGDTAEIKPGNALKLKDLPIGTVIHNVELMPGKGGQLARSAGTSARLVAKEGTYCHVELPSGELRLIHRECMATVGAVGNSEHSLVSLGKAGRNRHLGRKPHVRGSVMNPVDHPHGGGEGRSPIGRKSPVTPWGKPTLGKKTRGKKLSDKFIVRKRKK
- the rpsS gene encoding 30S ribosomal protein S19 is translated as MARSLKKGPFVDAHLMKKVETMGEKKQVIKTWSRRSTIFPQFIGHTFAVYNGKKHIPVYVTEEMVGHKLGEFAPTRTFYGHGKDAKKDAKRK
- the rplW gene encoding 50S ribosomal protein L23; protein product: MHITDIIKRPVATEKARNLANENNEYVFIVDRRANKIQIREAVEKLFNVKVESVNTLNIKPKAKRFRMSMYKTSALKKAMVKLKDGEKIAAYEG
- the rplV gene encoding 50S ribosomal protein L22, coding for MAVVAKLRYQRLSPQKARLVADVVRGKNALQALNILRFTNKKAAKFIEKTLRSAIANAEHNNNMDPDKLFISKILIDKGPVLKRISPRAMGRADVIRKPTAHITIEVDERN